In Streptomyces seoulensis, the following are encoded in one genomic region:
- a CDS encoding dipeptide ABC transporter ATP-binding protein: MTETNKTDEAVIPQQAPAPETGGDDREVLLRVEGLTKHFPIKKGILQRQVGAVKAVDGIDFEVRKGETLGVVGESGCGKSTMGRVITRLQDPTGGKITFDGQDITRLGTGRMRPLRRDIQMIFQDPYGSLNPRHTIGSIVSAPFRLQGVEPEGGVKKEVQRLLELVGLSPEHYNRYPHEFSGGQRQRIGIARALALKPKLVVADEPVSALDVSIQAQVVNLMDDLQEELGLTYVIIAHDLSVVRHVSDRIAVMYLGKMVEIADRTSLYEAPMHPYTKALMSAVPVPDPKRRGAKSERILLRGDVPSPISPPSGCRFHTRCWKATEICKTTEPLLLELRPGQRVACHHPENFADQAPQDTVLLTAAKEASELVPDAVLEESAETSAAVAAEVAETVAPKEPAAPTPAATEPAEPVEAGKVEAGKVETPTVTEPVVAEKPATPPVAEVEKPAVTEAAEAEKPVTPSVAEVEKPAVTEAAEVEKTDTAAKVEKTAEVDTAKADAPEAEDK; encoded by the coding sequence GTGACTGAGACCAACAAGACCGACGAGGCCGTGATCCCGCAGCAGGCGCCGGCCCCCGAGACCGGCGGGGACGACCGGGAGGTGCTGCTCCGCGTCGAGGGGCTGACCAAGCACTTCCCGATCAAGAAGGGCATCCTGCAGCGTCAGGTCGGTGCGGTGAAGGCCGTCGACGGCATCGACTTCGAGGTGCGCAAGGGCGAGACCCTGGGCGTGGTCGGCGAGTCGGGCTGCGGCAAGTCCACGATGGGCCGGGTCATCACCCGCCTCCAGGACCCGACCGGCGGCAAGATCACCTTCGACGGCCAGGACATCACCCGGCTGGGCACCGGCCGGATGCGTCCGCTCCGGCGCGACATCCAGATGATCTTCCAGGACCCGTACGGCTCCTTGAACCCCCGGCACACCATCGGCTCGATCGTCTCGGCGCCCTTCCGGCTCCAGGGCGTGGAGCCCGAGGGCGGGGTGAAGAAGGAGGTCCAGCGGCTGCTGGAGCTGGTCGGTCTGAGCCCCGAGCACTACAACCGCTACCCCCACGAGTTCTCCGGCGGCCAGCGTCAGCGCATCGGTATCGCCCGTGCGCTCGCGCTGAAGCCGAAGCTGGTCGTGGCGGACGAGCCGGTGTCCGCGCTGGACGTGTCGATCCAGGCCCAGGTCGTCAACCTCATGGACGACCTCCAGGAGGAACTGGGCCTGACGTACGTGATCATCGCGCACGACCTCTCGGTGGTCCGGCACGTGTCGGACCGGATCGCGGTGATGTACCTCGGCAAGATGGTCGAGATCGCGGACCGCACCTCGCTGTACGAGGCGCCGATGCACCCGTACACCAAGGCGCTGATGTCGGCCGTGCCGGTGCCGGACCCCAAGCGCCGGGGTGCCAAGAGCGAGCGCATCCTGCTCCGCGGTGACGTGCCCTCGCCGATCTCACCGCCGTCGGGCTGCCGGTTCCACACCCGGTGCTGGAAGGCGACGGAGATCTGCAAGACCACCGAGCCCCTGCTCCTGGAGCTGCGCCCGGGTCAGCGGGTCGCCTGTCACCACCCGGAGAACTTCGCCGACCAGGCCCCGCAGGACACCGTCCTGCTGACGGCCGCGAAGGAAGCCTCCGAGCTGGTGCCGGACGCGGTGCTGGAGGAGTCGGCGGAGACGTCGGCCGCCGTCGCGGCGGAGGTCGCGGAGACCGTCGCGCCCAAGGAGCCGGCGGCGCCGACGCCTGCGGCCACCGAGCCGGCCGAGCCGGTCGAGGCCGGGAAGGTCGAGGCCGGGAAGGTGGAGACGCCGACGGTCACCGAGCCGGTAGTGGCTGAGAAGCCCGCGACGCCTCCGGTCGCCGAGGTCGAGAAGCCCGCGGTCACAGAGGCTGCCGAGGCCGAGAAGCCGGTGACGCCTTCGGTCGCCGAGGTCGAGAAGCCCGCGGTCACAGAGGCCGCCGAGGTCGAGAAGACCGACACGGCCGCGAAGGTCGAGAAGACCGCCGAGGTCGACACCGCGAAGGCCGACGCGCCGGAGGCCGAGGACAAGTGA
- a CDS encoding thioesterase family protein → MPEAASAPATRAVIGDSEFDRDTEVVRRAPGVYDIDLSAGWTIISAVNGGYLLAVLGRALADTLPHPDPFTVSAHYLTASQPGPAVIRTETVRTGRTLSTGQASLFQYDAEGNEVERIRVLASYGDLAALPDDVRTSAVPPAMPPLERCLGPADGPAPVDGSSAITERLMLKLDPATVGWAVGAPSGKGEMRAWFGLADGRDADPFSLLLAVDALPPTAFEIGLTGWVPTVELTVHVRHRPAPGPLRVSITTRNLAGGFLEEDAEVWDSEDRLVAQSRQLARVRLG, encoded by the coding sequence ATGCCAGAAGCAGCCTCCGCCCCCGCCACGCGAGCCGTGATCGGCGACAGCGAGTTCGACCGCGACACCGAGGTCGTCCGGCGCGCGCCCGGCGTCTACGACATCGACCTCTCGGCCGGCTGGACCATCATCAGCGCCGTCAACGGCGGCTATCTGCTGGCCGTGCTCGGCCGGGCCCTCGCGGACACCCTCCCGCATCCGGACCCGTTCACCGTCTCCGCGCACTACCTGACGGCGTCCCAGCCCGGCCCCGCGGTCATCCGCACCGAGACCGTGCGCACCGGCCGCACCCTCTCCACCGGCCAGGCGTCGCTGTTCCAGTACGACGCCGAGGGCAACGAGGTGGAGCGCATCCGCGTCCTCGCCTCGTACGGCGACCTCGCGGCGCTCCCCGACGACGTGCGGACGAGTGCGGTACCGCCCGCGATGCCGCCCCTGGAGCGCTGCCTCGGCCCCGCCGACGGTCCGGCGCCGGTGGACGGCAGTTCGGCCATCACCGAGCGGCTGATGCTGAAGCTGGACCCGGCCACCGTCGGCTGGGCGGTCGGCGCGCCCTCCGGCAAGGGGGAGATGCGGGCCTGGTTCGGGCTGGCCGACGGGCGGGACGCGGACCCCTTCTCGCTGCTGCTCGCGGTGGACGCGCTGCCGCCGACCGCGTTCGAGATCGGGCTGACCGGCTGGGTGCCGACCGTCGAACTGACCGTGCACGTACGGCACCGGCCCGCGCCGGGTCCGCTGCGGGTGTCCATCACCACGCGCAATCTGGCCGGCGGCTTCCTGGAGGAGGACGCCGAGGTCTGGGACAGCGAGGACCGGCTGGTCGCCCAGTCCCGCCAGCTGGCCCGGGTCCGCCTGGGCTGA
- a CDS encoding ABC transporter permease: MISYILRRTFAAVILLLVVSAVTFAIFFLLPRLAGQTADQLAQQYIGKSPSKADIAAVKHNLGLDQPIYAQYWHFIKGIVSGATYDLGPTTVHCDAPCFGYSFKNHQAVWPELTSRLPITLSLALGAAVLWLISGVIAGVISALKPRSFLDRTFMGVALAGVSLPMFFTGNLAILLFVYQWPIFGSTYVPFTENPGQWANTLFPAWCSLALLYSAIYARLTRSGMLETMNEDFIRTARAKGLREKRVVFRHGLRAALTPIITVFGMDIGLLLGGAVITESVFSLPGIGQYAVQGITDNDLPKILGVTMLAAFFVVIANLLVDVVYAAADPRVRLS; this comes from the coding sequence GTGATCTCGTACATCCTCCGCCGGACGTTCGCGGCAGTGATCCTGCTGCTGGTCGTCTCCGCGGTCACCTTCGCCATCTTCTTCCTGCTGCCACGGCTGGCCGGACAGACAGCGGATCAGCTGGCGCAGCAGTACATCGGCAAGAGCCCGTCCAAGGCGGACATCGCCGCGGTCAAGCACAACCTCGGTCTGGATCAGCCGATCTACGCGCAGTACTGGCATTTCATCAAGGGGATCGTGTCCGGCGCGACCTACGACCTCGGCCCGACGACGGTGCACTGTGACGCGCCGTGCTTCGGTTACTCCTTCAAGAACCACCAGGCGGTGTGGCCCGAGCTGACCTCCCGCCTTCCGATCACCCTCTCGCTGGCGCTGGGCGCCGCCGTGCTGTGGCTGATCTCGGGTGTGATCGCCGGTGTCATCTCGGCACTGAAGCCCCGCTCGTTCCTCGACCGCACCTTCATGGGTGTGGCCCTGGCCGGCGTCTCGCTGCCCATGTTCTTCACGGGCAACCTCGCGATCCTGCTCTTCGTGTACCAGTGGCCGATCTTCGGCAGCACCTACGTCCCCTTCACCGAGAACCCCGGACAGTGGGCCAACACCCTGTTCCCCGCGTGGTGTTCGCTGGCGCTGCTGTACTCGGCCATCTATGCGCGCCTGACCCGGTCGGGCATGCTGGAGACGATGAACGAGGACTTCATCCGCACCGCCCGCGCCAAGGGCCTGCGGGAGAAGCGGGTCGTGTTCCGGCACGGCCTGCGTGCCGCCCTCACCCCGATCATCACGGTCTTCGGCATGGACATCGGTCTGCTGCTCGGCGGCGCGGTGATCACGGAGTCGGTGTTCTCGCTGCCCGGTATCGGCCAGTACGCGGTGCAGGGCATCACCGACAACGACCTGCCCAAGATCCTCGGCGTGACCATGCTCGCCGCCTTCTTCGTCGTGATCGCAAATCTCCTGGTGGACGTGGTGTACGCGGCCGCCGACCCGCGCGTGAGGCTCTCGTGA
- the mnmA gene encoding tRNA 2-thiouridine(34) synthase MnmA, with translation MTETSPRPLRVLAAMSGGVDSAVAAARAAEAGHDVTGVHLALSANPQSFRTGARGCCTIEDSRDARRAADVIGIPFYVWDLADRFREDVVEDFVAEYEAGRTPNPCLRCNEKIKFAALLDKALALGFDAVCTGHYAKVLVDEDGNRELHRASDMAKDQSYVLGVLDDRQLAHALFPLGDTVTTKDEIRAEAERRGLAVAKKPDSHDICFIADGDTQGFLADRLGKAEGDIVDEDGNRLGTHEGAYGYTIGQRKGLRLGTPAPDGKPRYVLDISPVTNTVTVGPAAALDVTALTAIKPRWCGTAPEGPGTYTAQLRAHGGETEVDAELVDGELRVTFTEPVRGVAPGQAIVLYDGTRVVGSATIATTTRATAAAV, from the coding sequence ATGACTGAGACCTCGCCGCGCCCCCTCCGCGTCCTCGCCGCCATGTCCGGTGGCGTGGACTCCGCCGTCGCCGCCGCGCGTGCCGCGGAAGCCGGTCACGACGTGACCGGTGTCCACCTCGCGCTCTCCGCGAACCCGCAATCGTTCCGGACCGGCGCGCGGGGCTGCTGCACCATCGAGGACTCCCGCGACGCCCGCCGCGCCGCCGACGTCATCGGCATCCCGTTCTACGTCTGGGACCTCGCCGACCGCTTCCGCGAGGACGTGGTGGAGGACTTCGTCGCCGAGTACGAGGCCGGCCGCACCCCCAACCCCTGCCTGCGCTGCAACGAGAAGATCAAGTTCGCCGCGCTGCTGGACAAGGCGCTCGCGCTCGGCTTCGACGCCGTCTGCACCGGCCACTACGCCAAGGTGCTGGTGGACGAGGACGGCAACCGCGAGCTGCACCGCGCCTCCGACATGGCCAAGGACCAGTCCTACGTGCTCGGCGTGCTGGACGACCGCCAGCTCGCGCACGCCCTGTTCCCGCTCGGGGACACCGTCACCACCAAGGACGAGATCCGCGCCGAGGCGGAGCGCCGGGGCCTGGCCGTCGCCAAGAAGCCCGACTCGCACGACATCTGCTTCATCGCCGACGGCGACACCCAGGGCTTCCTCGCCGACCGGCTCGGCAAGGCCGAGGGCGACATCGTGGACGAGGACGGCAACCGCCTCGGCACCCACGAGGGCGCCTACGGCTACACCATCGGCCAGCGCAAGGGCCTGCGTCTGGGCACCCCTGCCCCCGACGGCAAGCCGCGCTACGTCCTGGACATCTCCCCGGTCACCAACACCGTCACGGTCGGCCCGGCCGCCGCCCTCGACGTCACCGCGCTGACCGCGATCAAGCCCCGCTGGTGCGGCACCGCGCCCGAGGGCCCCGGCACCTACACCGCCCAGCTCCGCGCGCACGGCGGCGAGACCGAGGTCGACGCCGAGCTGGTCGACGGCGAACTCCGCGTCACCTTCACCGAGCCCGTCCGGGGCGTCGCCCCCGGCCAGGCGATCGTGCTGTACGACGGCACGCGCGTGGTCGGCTCGGCGACCATCGCCACCACCACGCGGGCCACGGCCGCCGCGGTCTGA
- a CDS encoding ABC transporter ATP-binding protein, whose translation MTELSKTGAAVGEKGSPGSPATASEAFLEVRDLKVHFPTDDGLVKSVDGLNFSLEKGKTLAVVGESGSGKSVTSLAIMGLHRLGARGKNVQMSGEIRLAGQELVSASPDEVRKLRGREMAMIFQDPLSAMHPYYTIGNQIVEAYRVHNKVSRKVARKRAIEMLDRVGIPEPGKRVDSYPHEFSGGMRQRAMIAMALVNDPELLIADEPTTALDVTVQAQILDLIRDLQKEFGSAVMMITHDLGVVAEIADDVLVMYGGRCVERGPVDEIFDKPQHPYTWGLLGSMPRIDRVTEERLIPVKGQPPSLINVPSGCAFNPRCPYADIPKGNVTRTVRPELELVDAGRHWTACHLSAEDRERIWTEEIAPKL comes from the coding sequence GTGACCGAACTTTCCAAGACCGGCGCCGCCGTGGGGGAGAAGGGTTCTCCCGGTTCCCCCGCCACGGCTTCCGAGGCGTTCCTGGAGGTCCGCGACCTCAAGGTGCACTTCCCGACCGACGACGGCCTCGTCAAGTCCGTCGACGGGCTCAACTTCTCGCTGGAGAAGGGCAAGACGCTCGCCGTCGTCGGCGAGTCCGGCTCCGGCAAGTCCGTCACCTCGCTGGCGATCATGGGCCTGCACCGGCTGGGCGCGCGCGGCAAGAACGTCCAGATGTCCGGCGAGATCCGTCTGGCCGGCCAGGAACTGGTCTCCGCCTCCCCGGACGAGGTGCGCAAGCTCCGCGGCCGCGAGATGGCGATGATCTTCCAGGACCCGCTGTCCGCGATGCACCCGTACTACACGATCGGCAACCAGATCGTGGAGGCGTACCGGGTCCACAACAAGGTGAGCCGCAAGGTGGCGCGCAAGCGGGCCATCGAGATGCTCGACCGGGTCGGCATCCCCGAGCCCGGCAAGCGGGTGGACAGCTACCCGCACGAGTTCTCCGGCGGTATGCGCCAGCGCGCCATGATCGCCATGGCCCTGGTCAACGACCCCGAGCTGCTCATCGCGGACGAGCCGACCACAGCGCTCGACGTGACCGTGCAGGCGCAGATCCTGGACCTGATCCGGGACCTGCAGAAGGAGTTCGGCTCCGCGGTCATGATGATCACCCACGACCTCGGTGTGGTCGCCGAGATCGCCGACGACGTGCTGGTGATGTACGGCGGCCGGTGCGTGGAGCGCGGCCCGGTCGACGAGATCTTCGACAAGCCGCAGCACCCCTACACCTGGGGTCTGCTCGGCTCGATGCCCCGCATCGACCGGGTGACCGAGGAACGGCTGATCCCTGTCAAGGGCCAGCCGCCGAGCCTCATCAACGTCCCCTCGGGCTGTGCGTTCAACCCGCGCTGCCCCTACGCGGACATCCCCAAGGGGAACGTCACCCGCACCGTGCGCCCCGAGCTGGAGCTGGTGGACGCCGGGCGGCACTGGACCGCCTGCCACCTCTCGGCCGAGGACCGCGAGCGGATCTGGACCGAAGAGATTGCGCCGAAGCTGTGA
- a CDS encoding TetR family transcriptional regulator, with the protein MSHTLGIRQAQKQKTRQAFLDAALVLLEEQSLSSLGLREVTRAVGVAPTAFYRHFPSIAELGVALVDEALSSLHPMVGPTVSAANDSEERIGRAVELIDQLVRAFPAHVRFIARERHGGVQPVREAIRDQLARFTEEVKAELAEDRESEGWGDDDLTMLAHLYVDQMLITAQLFLEALEAPQGEWERVTHLAIRQLRLITLGSRHWLDQETPSGP; encoded by the coding sequence ATGAGTCACACCCTCGGCATCCGGCAGGCCCAGAAGCAGAAGACCCGTCAGGCGTTCCTGGACGCGGCCCTGGTGCTGCTGGAGGAGCAGAGCCTGAGCAGTCTGGGGCTGCGCGAGGTGACCCGTGCCGTGGGGGTGGCGCCGACCGCGTTCTACCGGCACTTCCCCTCGATCGCGGAACTCGGCGTGGCGCTGGTCGACGAGGCGCTGAGCAGCCTGCACCCGATGGTGGGCCCGACGGTCTCGGCGGCCAACGACTCGGAGGAACGCATCGGCCGCGCGGTCGAGTTGATCGACCAGCTCGTACGGGCCTTCCCGGCGCACGTCCGCTTCATCGCCCGCGAGCGGCACGGCGGGGTGCAGCCGGTGCGCGAGGCGATCCGGGACCAGCTCGCGCGCTTCACCGAGGAGGTGAAGGCCGAACTGGCCGAGGACCGCGAGTCGGAGGGCTGGGGCGACGACGACCTGACGATGCTCGCGCATCTCTACGTCGACCAGATGCTCATCACAGCCCAGCTCTTCCTGGAGGCGCTGGAGGCCCCGCAGGGCGAGTGGGAGCGGGTGACCCACCTGGCCATCCGGCAACTGCGCCTGATCACGCTCGGCAGCAGGCACTGGCTGGACCAGGAGACGCCCTCCGGGCCGTAG
- a CDS encoding N-acetylmuramoyl-L-alanine amidase, translating into MDDGDRRPGRRALLIGGAVAAAGAALLAHDELSRLYWRLPGVERQRVPGAVDFAGARWVAASPANYRHADRPDDYPVDRVVVHVTQGGYASAVKVFQDPAHQAAAHYIVRADGRVTQLIRELDVAFHAGNRSFNERSVGIEHVGFVDDPKSFTDAMYASSARLTAAICARYGMPVDREHVVGHVEVPGTDHTDPGPHWDWDRYIRLARRARTTLGKTPAQRS; encoded by the coding sequence ATGGACGACGGGGATCGCAGACCGGGCCGGCGCGCGCTGCTCATCGGCGGTGCGGTGGCCGCCGCGGGGGCGGCGCTGCTGGCGCACGACGAGCTGTCGCGGCTGTACTGGCGGCTGCCGGGGGTGGAGCGGCAGCGGGTGCCGGGCGCGGTGGACTTCGCGGGCGCCCGCTGGGTGGCGGCCTCGCCGGCCAACTACCGGCACGCGGACCGCCCGGACGACTACCCGGTGGACCGGGTGGTGGTCCACGTCACCCAGGGCGGTTACGCGTCGGCGGTGAAGGTGTTCCAGGATCCGGCGCACCAGGCGGCGGCGCACTACATCGTCCGCGCGGACGGCCGCGTCACCCAGCTCATCCGCGAGCTGGACGTGGCCTTCCACGCGGGCAACCGGTCCTTCAACGAGCGCAGTGTCGGCATCGAGCACGTCGGCTTCGTGGACGACCCGAAGTCCTTCACGGACGCGATGTACGCCTCCTCGGCCCGGCTGACGGCCGCGATATGCGCCCGGTACGGCATGCCGGTGGACCGGGAGCACGTCGTCGGCCATGTCGAGGTGCCGGGCACGGACCACACGGACCCCGGCCCGCACTGGGACTGGGACCGGTACATACGGCTGGCACGCAGGGCCCGTACCACGCTGGGGAAGACCCCGGCCCAGAGGTCCTAG
- a CDS encoding cysteine desulfurase family protein, with translation MAYLDHAATTPMLPEAARELTDRLGVTGNASSLHASGRKARRTVEESREALADALGARPSEVVFTSGGTEADNLAVKGLYWARRAADPNRVRVLASPVEHHAVLDAVHWLGEHEGATVEYLPVDAYGRVHPEVLREAIARNPDDVALATVMWANNEIGTLMPVRELADVAAEFGVPLHADAVQAFGQVPVGFAGSGLAAMTVSGHKIGGPYGIGALLLGREYSPVPVLHGGGQERHVRSGTLDVPAIASFAVAGRLAAERQEWFAREIGTLRDRLVESVRTAVPDALLGGDPAPGGRLPANAHFTFPGCEGDSLLLLLDAQGIECSTGSACTAGVAQPSHVLLATGTDPDLARGTLRFSLGHTSTQDDVDAVAKTIGPAVERARAAGLV, from the coding sequence ATGGCTTACCTCGACCACGCGGCCACCACGCCGATGCTTCCCGAGGCCGCGCGGGAGCTGACCGACCGGCTCGGCGTCACCGGCAACGCGTCCTCCCTGCACGCCTCCGGCCGCAAGGCGCGCCGTACCGTCGAGGAGTCCCGCGAAGCCCTCGCCGACGCCCTCGGCGCCCGCCCCAGCGAGGTGGTCTTCACCTCCGGCGGCACCGAGGCCGACAACCTCGCCGTCAAGGGCCTGTACTGGGCCCGCCGCGCCGCCGACCCGAACCGGGTCCGGGTGCTGGCCAGCCCCGTCGAGCACCACGCGGTGCTGGACGCCGTGCACTGGCTGGGCGAGCACGAGGGCGCCACCGTCGAGTACCTCCCCGTCGACGCGTACGGCCGCGTCCACCCCGAGGTGCTGCGCGAGGCCATCGCCCGCAACCCCGACGATGTCGCTCTGGCCACCGTGATGTGGGCCAACAACGAGATCGGCACCCTGATGCCGGTCCGCGAACTGGCCGATGTCGCCGCCGAGTTCGGGGTGCCGCTGCATGCCGACGCGGTGCAGGCGTTCGGCCAGGTGCCGGTCGGCTTCGCCGGCTCCGGGCTCGCCGCGATGACCGTCTCCGGCCACAAGATCGGCGGCCCCTACGGCATCGGCGCCCTGCTGCTCGGCCGCGAGTACAGCCCCGTACCCGTGCTGCACGGCGGCGGCCAGGAGCGCCATGTCCGCTCCGGCACGCTGGACGTGCCCGCCATCGCCTCCTTCGCGGTCGCCGGACGCCTCGCCGCCGAACGGCAGGAGTGGTTCGCCCGCGAGATCGGCACCCTGCGCGACCGCCTGGTGGAGTCCGTACGGACCGCCGTCCCGGACGCGCTGCTCGGCGGCGACCCGGCGCCCGGCGGCCGGCTGCCCGCCAACGCGCACTTCACCTTCCCCGGCTGCGAGGGCGACTCCCTGCTCCTGCTGCTGGACGCCCAGGGCATCGAGTGCTCCACCGGCTCCGCCTGCACCGCGGGCGTCGCCCAGCCCAGCCACGTCCTCCTCGCCACCGGCACCGACCCCGACCTGGCACGTGGCACCCTGCGCTTCTCGCTGGGCCACACCTCCACCCAGGACGACGTGGACGCCGTGGCCAAGACCATCGGGCCCGCCGTGGAACGCGCCCGCGCGGCCGGACTCGTCTAG
- a CDS encoding trimeric intracellular cation channel family protein, with translation MQLDQIFSPSVQHTLDVIGIFVFAISGALLAVRKNFDVFGMAVLAEVTALGGGLFRDLIIGAVPPAAFTDLGFFVTPLLATIVVFFLHPHVERIQAAVLVFDAAGLGLFCVTGTTKAYSHGLGLTASATLGLATAVGGGVLRDVLANEVPSLLRWDRDLYAVPAIAGATMVVLCIRFDALTSVTSGLAAASAFILRLLAMKFHWRAPRAWNRRSTVMEE, from the coding sequence GTGCAGCTCGATCAGATCTTCAGTCCCTCCGTCCAGCACACGCTCGATGTCATCGGCATCTTCGTGTTCGCCATCTCCGGCGCCCTGCTGGCCGTCCGCAAGAACTTCGACGTCTTCGGCATGGCCGTGCTCGCCGAGGTGACCGCGCTGGGCGGAGGGCTCTTCCGTGACCTGATCATCGGGGCCGTCCCGCCGGCGGCCTTCACCGACCTCGGGTTCTTCGTCACCCCGCTGCTCGCCACGATCGTGGTCTTCTTCCTCCACCCGCACGTGGAGCGCATCCAGGCGGCGGTGCTCGTCTTCGACGCGGCCGGACTCGGCCTGTTCTGCGTCACCGGCACCACCAAGGCGTACAGCCACGGGCTCGGTCTGACCGCCTCCGCCACCCTGGGCCTGGCCACCGCCGTCGGCGGCGGTGTGCTGCGCGACGTGCTCGCCAACGAGGTGCCCTCGCTGCTGCGCTGGGACCGCGACCTGTACGCGGTGCCGGCGATCGCCGGCGCCACCATGGTGGTGCTGTGCATCCGCTTCGACGCGCTGACCTCCGTGACCAGCGGCCTCGCAGCGGCCTCGGCGTTCATCCTGCGGCTGCTGGCCATGAAGTTCCACTGGCGGGCGCCGCGCGCCTGGAACCGGCGCTCCACGGTCATGGAGGAGTGA
- a CDS encoding ABC transporter substrate-binding protein, producing MRRSALAAIAAIGSASLLVAGCSKADDNKNDAKSAGANAATKGVVNASDKKGGTVTYELSDVPDSFDPGNTYYAYMYNLSRLWARPLMTFEPAPGEKGNTLVPDLAAGKGTPSDGGKTWTYKLRAGLKYQDGTPITSKDVKYAVERSNFARDVLSLGPNYFQQLLAGGDKYKGPYKDKSDKGLSSIATPDDTTIVFHLKQAFQEFDYLVAAPQTAPVPKAKDNGVDYVKNIVSSGSYQFQSYDDGKQAVLVRNKNWDAKNDTLRKQLPDKIVVKLKVNSETIDKDVLAGNAIDLAGTGVQSSTQAQVLADQNKKAGTDNTFGGRLVYMAINTKVKPFDKVECRKAVQYAIDKVSVQTAEGGPIRGEIASTVLPPDITGYKKADTYATAGNKGDVAKAKEQLKACGKSSISTNISARSDRQPEIDAATAIINSLKKVGINATLKQYPSGKYFTDYAGVPKFTEKQNIGLEMMQWGADWPSGYGFLQQILNGKAISQSGNTNLSQYDNKDVNTLLGKSIATQSESERNALYAQIDQKTMDDAVIVPLTYFKVLLARPANYTNLVSTAAFSGQYDYLNIGSTQK from the coding sequence CGATGACAACAAGAACGACGCCAAGTCGGCCGGGGCCAACGCCGCGACCAAGGGTGTCGTCAACGCCTCGGACAAGAAGGGCGGGACGGTCACCTACGAACTGTCCGACGTCCCGGACTCGTTCGACCCCGGCAACACGTACTACGCGTACATGTACAACCTCAGCCGGCTGTGGGCCCGCCCGCTCATGACCTTCGAGCCCGCGCCGGGCGAGAAGGGCAACACCCTGGTCCCCGACCTCGCGGCCGGCAAGGGCACCCCGAGCGACGGCGGCAAGACCTGGACGTACAAGCTCCGTGCGGGCCTGAAGTACCAGGACGGCACGCCGATCACCTCGAAGGACGTCAAGTACGCCGTCGAGCGCTCCAACTTCGCGCGTGACGTGCTCTCCCTCGGCCCGAACTACTTCCAGCAGCTCCTGGCCGGCGGCGACAAGTACAAGGGCCCCTACAAGGACAAGAGCGACAAGGGCCTGTCCTCCATCGCCACGCCGGACGACACCACGATCGTCTTCCACCTGAAGCAGGCGTTCCAGGAGTTCGACTACCTGGTCGCCGCGCCGCAGACCGCGCCGGTGCCGAAGGCCAAGGACAACGGCGTCGACTACGTCAAGAACATCGTCTCCTCGGGCTCCTACCAGTTCCAGAGCTACGACGACGGCAAGCAGGCCGTCCTCGTCCGCAACAAGAACTGGGACGCGAAGAACGACACCCTGCGCAAGCAGCTGCCGGACAAGATCGTCGTCAAGCTGAAGGTCAACTCCGAGACGATCGACAAGGACGTCCTCGCGGGCAACGCGATCGACCTCGCCGGCACCGGTGTCCAGTCCTCGACCCAGGCCCAGGTCCTCGCCGACCAGAACAAGAAGGCCGGCACGGACAACACCTTCGGTGGCCGTCTCGTCTACATGGCGATCAACACCAAGGTGAAGCCGTTCGACAAGGTCGAGTGCCGCAAGGCCGTGCAGTACGCGATCGACAAGGTCTCGGTGCAGACCGCCGAGGGCGGCCCGATCCGCGGTGAGATCGCCTCCACCGTCCTGCCGCCCGACATCACGGGCTACAAGAAGGCCGACACCTACGCCACCGCCGGCAACAAGGGCGACGTCGCGAAGGCCAAGGAGCAGCTCAAGGCCTGCGGCAAGTCGAGCATCTCGACCAACATCTCGGCCCGTTCCGACCGTCAGCCGGAGATCGACGCCGCCACGGCGATCATCAACTCGCTGAAGAAGGTCGGCATCAACGCCACCCTCAAGCAGTACCCGTCGGGCAAGTACTTCACCGACTACGCGGGCGTGCCGAAGTTCACCGAGAAGCAGAACATCGGCCTGGAGATGATGCAGTGGGGTGCCGACTGGCCCTCCGGCTACGGCTTCCTGCAGCAGATCCTGAACGGCAAGGCGATCAGCCAGTCCGGCAACACGAACCTGTCGCAGTACGACAACAAGGACGTCAACACGCTGCTGGGCAAGTCCATCGCGACCCAGAGCGAGTCCGAGCGCAACGCGCTGTACGCGCAGATCGACCAGAAGACCATGGATGACGCGGTCATCGTGCCGCTGACCTACTTCAAGGTCCTGCTGGCCCGCCCGGCCAACTACACCAACCTGGTCTCCACGGCTGCCTTCAGCGGTCAGTACGACTACCTCAACATCGGCTCCACCCAGAAGTAG